A stretch of the Nothobranchius furzeri strain GRZ-AD chromosome 5, NfurGRZ-RIMD1, whole genome shotgun sequence genome encodes the following:
- the akt1s1 gene encoding proline-rich AKT1 substrate 1, which translates to MASTMHSSEPDIPDNHKESWLALLSAAEIYSQKSGCDLAILTACKKFRPPAGEGEGVKKQESGTTFPRECDFSYNVWGQGFLAESARRYMDDIGVLHSTTMLTAQKHARQAGEDGGTKLMVDLTSDPGQRGLQSFTGDAGVGGVSPNGRLYPQSYPSIYSSDTAAVHGGGQNCNREKGRERSVLDIEQERQTSGIVDLEEEGEEVEEEEDMDERRPYGNESAGVFSMDEDSISRDCEPFFESDGEEESTDGSLSEDAPPPPRGMAMGQSAFSSRHAHHMALARSLPVSVPVWGCKSNRAAQGDSNSGERVGCADLEHIAASMKALLVPGATDGTEMFGALPRPRLNMGDFSLKH; encoded by the exons ATGGCCTCCACGATGCATTCGTCCGAGCCAGACATCCCAGACAACCACAAAGAGAGTTGGCTGGCTTTACTTTCTGCTGCAGAAATATACAGCCAGAAATCTGGCTGTGACCTGGCCATACTCACAGCCTGCAAGAAGTTCCGGCCACCAGCTGGAGAAGGGGAAGGAGTGAAAAAACAGGAGAGCGGCACCACCTTTCCGAGGGAGTGTGATTTCTCCTATAATGTGTGGGGTCAGGGCTTTCTGGCTGAATCGGCACGCCGCTACATGGACGACATCGGAGTGCTGCATTCCACGACCATGCTAACAGCCCAAAAGCATGCTCGCCAAGCTGGGGAGGATGGAGGAACCAAGCTGATGGTTGACTTGACCTCTGACCCCGGACAGAGAGGG TTGCAGAGCTTTACAGGCGATGCGGGAGTGGGCGGAGTCAGTCCAAACGGCAGGCTTTACCCTCAAAGCTACCCTTCGATCTACAGCTCAGACACAGCGGCCGTGCATGGCGGTGGGCAAAACTGTAACCGAGAGAAGGGTCGGGAGAGGAGTGTGCTGGACATAGAGCAGGAGAGACAAACGTCAGGGATAGTGGATTTGGAAGAAGAGGGTGAGgaggtggaagaggaggaggacatGGATGAGAGGCGACCCTATGGGAATGAAAGTGCCG GTGTATTCTCTATGGACGAGGACTCTATTTCTCGGGACTGTGAGCCCTTCTTTGAATCTGACGGGGAGGAGGAGAGCACTGATG GCTCACTGAGTGAGGACGCCCCTCCACCACCTCGGGGCATGGCCATGGGTCAGTCTGCGTTCTCGTCTCGTCACGCCCACCACATGGCTTTGGCTCGCTCCCTGCCTGTGTCTGTTCCAGTGTGGGGCTGCAAAAGCAACAGAGCTGCTCAGGGAGACAGCAACAGTGGTGAACGG GTGGGCTGTGCCGATCTGGAGCACATCGCCGCGAGTATGAAGGCCCTGTTGGTCCCTGGAGCCACCGATGGGACGGAGATGTTTGGTGCACTGCCACGGCCTCGTCTCAACATGGGCGACTTTTCGCTCAAGCACTGA
- the rps11 gene encoding small ribosomal subunit protein uS17, with translation MADAQTERAYQKQPTIFQNKKRVLTVEGAKEGKEKLPRYHKSVGLGFKTPREAIDGTYIDKKCPFTGNVSIRGRILSGVVTKMKMQRTIVIRRDYLHYIRKYNRFEKRHKNLSVHLSPCFRDVSVGDIVTVGECRPLSKTVRFNVLKVTKAAGAKKQFQKF, from the exons ATGGCGGATGCACAA ACCGAGAGGGCCTATCAGAAGCAGCCCACAATCTTCCAGAACAAGAAGCGTGTTCTGACTGTTGAAGGTGCCAAGGAGGGCAAAGAGAAGCTCCCTCGCTACCACAAGAGTGTCGGGCTGGGCTTCAAAACCCCAAGAGAG GCTATCGATGGCACTTACATTGACAAGAAATGTCCCTTTACTGGAAACGTCTCTATCCGTGGCCGCATCCTCTCTG GTGTGGTGACCAAAATGAAGATGCAGAGGACCATCGTCATCAGACGCGACTACCTGCATTACATCCGCAAGTATAACCGCTTTGAAAAGAGGCACAAGAACCTCTCTGTCCACCTGTCACCATGCTTCAG AGACGTCTCAGTTGGAGACATTGTGACTGTTGGAGAGTGCCGACCCCTCAGCAAGACCGTGAGGTTTAACGTCCTCAAGGTGACTAAGGCCGCTGGAGCCAAAAAGCAGTTTCAGAAGTTTTAG